The window GGGGTGCGGACAGGCagcggaggagagagagagagagcgctctaGCCCCAGCGCGTCTCACCGCGTCGGGTATCAGGTTAGTTTGTGGCGCTCCcagcccaccccatcccccagccGCCTCTCTGGCCACCGTATTTTCAAACAAATGTAACAAAGTTCCCTTTCGGCGGCGGTCGCGGTCGCGATCAGCCCTCGGCACTTCCCCACGAGCCCGCCCACCGCCCTCGCCTCTCACGcgccccacccagccccgcctCCAGCTCCGCCCGGAACCTCCTTTGCGCGCGCCCATTGGCTGCGCGCGGGGAGGAGGCGGGCGCCGGGCGCCGCCAGCTTCATTGAGCGGAATGAGCCCGGATGACGTcactcccagctcccactccaccccacccgcCGCGGGCCCCGCTCATTGGCGCGGCGGCCCCTCCAGGACCCGCGCATTGTTCCCGCCCCGCGcggccaccgccgccgccgccgccgccgccgccgccccgcgctATAAAAGCCGGCCGAGCCCGGGAAGGTGCGGTGCGCAGCACAGACCCACGCGCCCTCCGCGCCGGAGCCCGTCTGGGAACGAGCGCCTCTAACTGCATCCACAGTAAGTGTCCCCGCCCTCCGCCGCCCAGCTGCACGCCCGGGGCGGACCCCCCTCCACTGGGCTGTGCCCCAGGAAGCTCCGTAGAGGGTCCCCGAACCCGCCCCGGCCCGCCAGTTCTCCACGGTGGTTCCTCGCTCTGACCCACCGCGCACCCACGCAGCATCCTTCGCCCGCAAACGAAAAGTCGGGCGGTCACGGCTGCCTCTGCCCAAGTCCTGGTCCGCTGGCGAGCTCCGCGCGGCCCCGGGCGCAGCGCCGGAACCCGGCACGGTGCGGGCTCTGGGTGCGGGCTCTGGGTGCGGGCCCTGGTGCGGGCATGTTCGTGTGTCGGCTCCGCGCTGTCGATGGAGATGAGGTGGATGCGTGCGTGTGAGGAACCAAATGCACATCTATTTAGACTCGCCCTTCCCAAGGGAAACCTTCACTTGCCACTTGTTTATACCAACCCTGGAGACCGGCTCCCCGTTCCTGGCGGAAGGCATGAGGCCTCCAGAAGGCCGCCCCCGGCTCGCTGGCCGGGAGCAACCTGTGGCTGCGCGCGAGGGGAGGCtgcggggagggaaggagagaagatgtgtgcgtcccccctccctccccaggaagGCCAAGGGTGGGCGGTGGGCACGAGGCGACCCGCCATCCGAGCCTGGGCCCCGCGGCGGAGCAGGCGCAGGCCCCGCAGCTGTTCTCTTCCGCCGACCTCACCTCGGTCTCGGCTCTCTCCTCCGTAGGACGCGCGGAGACGCCTGGCAGCCGAGGGTGGAAGGCCCCTGCGAAAGCCCGACTGTGCCCGGGGCCATGGACTCGGACGCCAGCCTGGTGTCCAGCCGCCCGTCCTCGCCCGAGCCCGATGACCTGTTCCTGACGGCCCGGGGcaagggcggcggcggcggcggcttcaCCGGGGGCACCGTGTCCTCGTCCACGCCGAGCGACTGCCCGCCGGAGCTGAGCTCGGAGCTGCGCGGCGCCCTGGGCGCGGCGGCCGCGCACCCGGGGGACAAGCTGGGCGGCGGCGGCTTCAGGGCCTCGTccagcgcggcggcggcggccgcgtcGTCCACGAAGAAAGACAAGAAGCAGCTGACGGAGCCCGAGCTGCAGCAGCTGCGCCTCAAGATCAACAGCCGCGAGCGCAAGCGCATGCACGACCTCAACATCGCCATGGACGGGCTGCGCGAGGTCATGCCGTACGCGCACGGCCCGTCGGTGCGCAAGCTCTCCAAGATCGCCACGCTGCTGCTGGCGCGCAACTACATCCTCATGCTCACCAGCTCGCTGGAGGAGATGAAGCGGCTGGTGAGCGAGATCTACGGCGGCCACCACGCCGGCTTCCACCCGGCCCCCTGCGGCGGCCTCGCACACTCCGCGCCcctgcccgccgccgccgcgcacCCCGCCGCCGCGCACCACCCCGCGGTGCACCACCCGCTCctgccgcccgccgccgccgccgctgccgccgccgcggTGTCCAGCGCCTCCCTGCCCGGCTCCGGGCTGTCGTCGGTCGGCTCCATCCGGCCCCCGCACGGCCTGCTTAAGtctccggcggcggcggcggcggcccccctgggcggcgggggcggcgggggcggcttCCAGCACTGGGGCGGCGTGCCCTGCCCCTGCAGCGTGTGCCAGGTGCCGCCGCCGCACCCCCACGTGGCGGCCCTGGGCGCCGGCGGCCTGCCGCGCCTCACCTCCGACGCCAAGTAGCCGGCAGGTCGGCTCGGTCTGGCGAGCGAGGCCGGGAGGCCGCGGGGAAGCGAGGACTGGCGGCGCTGGGGCCGTggctgggttggggggcaggggtgcgAGGTCAGCCCCTGGGGCCACTGAACTTGGGGAGTGAGAGGGGCGTGCGCCCCGGGGACCTGGCTCAGCCCTCTCCGGCTTTAGCGCGGGTCCGGTGGACACACTTCTAAGAGGACATCGTTGTGCACACCCCTCCCCAAACACCCCCAAGGCCCCCCAAAGAGGGGATTCTCAGAACTGGTTCTCCTGGAACCAGGCCTCACTCGCTCTGGCTGCACTTGGTTatttgggggatggggagggaggcatTGGGgattccctctcctccccccagttTCTGGGCgggtggggcctctgggaggggaggCCGGGCTAGGAGTTGGTGGAAGCTGGCGGTCGGTACCAGAAGCGCTCTGGTCGTCGGGTCGCGGTTTCGGATCGGGTCAACCCACACCCTCCGAGAACCAGCGTCCTCCCTGTTGGCCTTCTAACGCGCCCACGTCCCCTTTTCGGACAGCGGCACGCGCTTCATGGCCGGGCGGCGCAGGGCCCTGCGGCGGGAACGGCCCCACGCTGTCCACTCGGGGCGGAGCGGGGTTTTCGTTATTTTAAAAGAGTCCGCCGCCCACCCCACTCGGTCGCTGAGCATCAGTGATCGGTCCCTCACCCGATGGGGCGGACCTGGTACCGAGGGCTGGACGGGACTCAGAGGCTGTTGCTGTGAATATAATTCgggtgttgggggtccccacggCTCCCCTTTCTTCCTTGGCTGTGTAAATATCTCCGTGAGGCCCGTGCGCGCCGTGAAACCGTGTGCTCACCTGCCGGCCGCCCCACGGCgcggagccggagccgggccTCCTCTGTGTCCGTGTCTTTTGCCACTTTTAACACAAATGACAAACCCTCGCGTGCTCCCTGCGCCCCGCGAGCCTGGGCGGGCGCCGCACTGCCTGGGCCTCCCCGCGTCTGTCAGTAACATCCCCCCTCCACCGCCGCCCGCCCCCA is drawn from Myotis daubentonii chromosome 3, mMyoDau2.1, whole genome shotgun sequence and contains these coding sequences:
- the OLIG2 gene encoding oligodendrocyte transcription factor 2, which translates into the protein MDSDASLVSSRPSSPEPDDLFLTARGKGGGGGGFTGGTVSSSTPSDCPPELSSELRGALGAAAAHPGDKLGGGGFRASSSAAAAAASSTKKDKKQLTEPELQQLRLKINSRERKRMHDLNIAMDGLREVMPYAHGPSVRKLSKIATLLLARNYILMLTSSLEEMKRLVSEIYGGHHAGFHPAPCGGLAHSAPLPAAAAHPAAAHHPAVHHPLLPPAAAAAAAAAVSSASLPGSGLSSVGSIRPPHGLLKSPAAAAAAPLGGGGGGGGFQHWGGVPCPCSVCQVPPPHPHVAALGAGGLPRLTSDAK